The Polaribacter tangerinus genome has a segment encoding these proteins:
- a CDS encoding VPS10 domain-containing protein, protein MKSIFKFFMLCVSISLFAQTPTKSTIIEQSLNQKSKMMQSSIVKNVEFTSIGPTVMSGRVADVAVNPTDPTEFYVGYASGGLWHTNNNGSTFTPILDNSPTQNIGDIAVDWSTKTIWVGTGEKNSSRSSYAGIGMLKSTDGGKTWANVGLTDSHHISRILINPNNANEVIVGVIGHLYSSNEERGVFKTTDGGKTWTKTLFINNETGIIDVAAAPENFNIMYAAAWERERKAWNFDGDGSNSAIYKSTDGGTTWNKISEKSGFPTGDGVGRIGLAVYNANTVYALHDSQYRRKPSTNKIASVNLSKDAIKNMSTENILALRNKVLDNYIKASGFQEKFRAENVKQLLRPGGMQPKELVSFLENETSLSFEEPVIGAEVFKTKNGGKTWTKTHTNYLDGIYSSYGYYFGEIRVDPKNENGIYVLGIGIIKSKDGGKTFSSISRENVHSDHQALWVNPNKPGHILNGNDGGLNLSYDDGESWFKLNSPAVGQFYAVYADNQKPYNVYGGLQDNGVWFGPHNAQINKSWHQSGQNPYKSIMGGDGMQVQVDNRNSNIIYTGSQFGNYYRLETDKGKRTYIQPKHAKGEKPYRFNWQTPILLSHHNQDILYYGSNKLHRSFNKGDDWTEISGDLTAGAKKGNVAYGTLTTISESPFQFGLIYVGSDDGYINITKNGGETWTRISNNLPENLWVSRVVASKHKKERVYATLNGYRFDDFTSYVYVSENYGQTWSKISNNIATSPVNVIREDTENEHILYVGTDNGLYVTFNKGATWSAFSKNLPNVAVHDLVIQPTEKHLIVGTHGRSLYTANIAALQEINEKVMDKNFHIFSINNVRKNNRWGSSWSQWREAFVPELKIPFYVKSEQNVTIEIYNNDTKVNTIEVKADKGYNEATFDVSFSKKGKKSFEKANKNSELKPGKNGIYYLPKGKYTVKIESAENTFEIK, encoded by the coding sequence ATGAAATCAATTTTTAAGTTTTTTATGCTTTGTGTATCTATTAGTTTATTTGCGCAAACACCAACAAAATCAACAATAATTGAGCAATCTTTGAATCAGAAATCTAAGATGATGCAATCTTCTATTGTAAAAAATGTTGAATTTACCAGCATCGGACCAACTGTAATGAGTGGAAGAGTTGCAGATGTAGCCGTAAACCCTACAGACCCAACAGAATTTTATGTTGGTTACGCCTCTGGCGGATTATGGCATACCAACAATAATGGAAGCACTTTTACACCAATTTTAGACAATTCTCCAACACAAAATATAGGTGATATTGCGGTAGATTGGAGCACAAAAACTATTTGGGTAGGAACTGGAGAGAAAAACTCTTCTCGTTCTTCTTATGCAGGTATCGGAATGTTAAAATCTACCGACGGTGGTAAAACATGGGCTAACGTTGGCTTAACAGATTCTCATCATATTAGTAGAATTTTAATAAACCCAAATAATGCCAATGAAGTTATTGTGGGTGTTATTGGTCATTTATATTCATCAAATGAAGAAAGAGGTGTTTTTAAAACCACCGATGGTGGTAAAACCTGGACTAAAACCCTTTTTATAAACAATGAAACTGGTATTATTGATGTAGCTGCAGCTCCAGAAAACTTTAATATTATGTATGCAGCCGCTTGGGAAAGAGAACGAAAAGCTTGGAATTTTGATGGCGATGGTAGTAATTCTGCTATTTATAAAAGTACAGATGGAGGAACAACTTGGAATAAAATTTCAGAAAAAAGTGGTTTCCCTACCGGAGATGGAGTAGGTAGAATAGGGTTAGCAGTTTATAATGCAAATACTGTATACGCATTACACGACAGCCAATATAGAAGAAAACCAAGCACAAATAAAATAGCCTCTGTTAACCTTTCTAAAGATGCTATAAAAAACATGAGCACAGAAAATATTTTGGCTTTGAGAAATAAAGTATTAGACAACTACATAAAAGCAAGTGGTTTTCAAGAAAAATTTAGAGCAGAAAATGTAAAACAATTACTAAGACCTGGAGGCATGCAACCCAAAGAACTGGTATCTTTTTTAGAAAATGAAACTAGTTTATCCTTTGAAGAACCTGTAATTGGCGCCGAAGTTTTTAAAACAAAAAATGGAGGTAAAACTTGGACAAAAACTCACACAAATTATTTAGATGGTATATACAGTTCTTACGGGTATTATTTCGGTGAAATAAGAGTAGATCCAAAAAATGAAAACGGAATATATGTACTAGGTATTGGTATTATAAAATCTAAAGATGGTGGTAAAACATTTTCATCAATAAGTAGAGAAAATGTTCACTCAGACCACCAAGCTTTATGGGTAAATCCAAACAAACCTGGCCATATATTAAACGGTAATGATGGTGGTTTAAATCTTTCTTATGATGATGGTGAGAGCTGGTTTAAATTAAACTCTCCTGCGGTTGGTCAATTTTATGCAGTTTATGCAGACAACCAAAAGCCTTATAATGTATATGGTGGTTTACAAGATAACGGAGTTTGGTTCGGCCCGCACAATGCTCAAATAAACAAAAGTTGGCATCAGTCTGGTCAAAATCCATACAAATCTATTATGGGCGGAGACGGAATGCAGGTTCAGGTAGACAATAGAAATTCAAATATAATATATACAGGTTCTCAATTCGGGAACTATTATAGGTTAGAAACTGATAAAGGAAAAAGAACTTACATTCAGCCAAAACACGCTAAAGGAGAAAAACCATACCGTTTTAATTGGCAAACACCAATTTTATTATCACACCATAATCAAGATATTTTATACTACGGAAGTAATAAACTACATCGTTCATTTAATAAAGGTGACGATTGGACAGAAATTTCGGGCGATTTAACAGCGGGTGCTAAAAAAGGAAATGTTGCCTACGGAACGCTCACCACTATTTCTGAGAGTCCGTTTCAATTCGGATTAATTTATGTTGGCTCAGACGATGGTTACATTAATATTACAAAAAATGGTGGCGAAACCTGGACACGTATTTCCAATAATTTACCAGAAAACTTATGGGTTTCTAGAGTTGTGGCATCAAAACATAAAAAAGAACGTGTATATGCAACCTTAAACGGATACAGATTTGACGACTTTACAAGTTATGTATATGTCTCAGAAAATTACGGACAAACATGGTCTAAAATTAGCAATAATATTGCTACGTCTCCAGTAAATGTTATTAGAGAAGATACCGAAAACGAACATATTTTGTATGTAGGTACAGATAATGGTTTATATGTTACCTTTAACAAAGGAGCTACTTGGAGTGCTTTTTCTAAAAACTTACCAAATGTTGCCGTGCACGATTTAGTTATTCAACCAACAGAAAAACATTTAATTGTTGGTACTCACGGGCGTAGTTTGTATACCGCTAATATTGCTGCATTACAAGAAATTAATGAAAAGGTTATGGATAAAAACTTCCATATTTTCTCTATTAATAATGTAAGAAAAAATAACAGATGGGGAAGTTCATGGAGCCAATGGAGAGAAGCTTTTGTACCTGAATTAAAAATTCCTTTTTATGTAAAATCTGAGCAAAACGTAACTATAGAAATTTACAATAATGATACTAAAGTAAATACCATAGAAGTAAAAGCAGACAAAGGCTATAACGAAGCAACATTTGATGTTTCCTTTTCTAAAAAAGGAAAAAAGTCATTTGAAAAGGCAAATAAAAATTCAGAATTGAAACCTGGTAAAAATGGTATCTATTATTTACCCAAAGGAAAATATACGGTTAAAATAGAAAGTGCAGAAAATACATTTGAAATAAAATAA
- a CDS encoding universal stress protein translates to MKHILVPIGATESAQKTLQYAIDFASEINAKVYVFRAYNVKAKAGTIINIDSIIARETSLYLRAIVSACNTKNVDIKLISVKGGVVDSVHHIVDEIGVDLIIVGAKNNTIKEELFLGKTAGKLVKQTNIPLLVIPENYEYQPIKNVLMAFKSGVVKSKTVLNPLKYFVNNFGALVHLLLVKTPNYTEDDLVLDANLENLKTTLTVSENATTFQGVLEHVKTQNPDMICVYRRKRGFFNKLWEKNTILKEEFYSNVPLLVLKGR, encoded by the coding sequence ATGAAACATATTTTAGTACCAATTGGAGCTACAGAAAGCGCTCAAAAAACATTGCAATATGCTATAGATTTTGCCTCAGAAATAAACGCTAAAGTGTATGTTTTTAGAGCTTATAATGTTAAAGCGAAAGCTGGCACTATTATAAATATAGACTCTATTATTGCTCGTGAAACGAGTTTGTACTTAAGGGCAATTGTAAGTGCTTGTAATACTAAAAATGTAGATATTAAATTGATTTCTGTAAAGGGAGGTGTAGTAGATAGTGTGCATCATATTGTAGACGAAATTGGTGTTGATTTAATAATTGTTGGTGCAAAAAATAATACCATTAAAGAAGAATTGTTTTTAGGTAAAACAGCTGGTAAATTGGTAAAACAGACTAATATACCGTTGTTGGTAATTCCAGAAAATTACGAGTATCAACCAATTAAAAACGTTTTAATGGCATTTAAATCTGGTGTAGTAAAGAGTAAAACCGTATTAAACCCATTAAAATATTTTGTAAATAATTTTGGTGCTTTGGTACATTTATTATTGGTAAAAACGCCCAATTATACAGAAGATGATTTAGTGCTAGACGCCAACTTAGAAAATTTAAAAACTACCTTAACAGTTTCAGAAAATGCCACAACATTTCAGGGAGTTTTAGAACATGTAAAAACGCAAAACCCAGATATGATTTGTGTTTACAGACGCAAAAGAGGTTTTTTTAACAAACTCTGGGAGAAAAATACCATACTAAAAGAAGAGTTTTATTCTAATGTACCTTTGTTAGTTTTAAAAGGAAGATAG
- a CDS encoding PD-(D/E)XK nuclease family protein produces the protein MNSFISQTLDEVLKTTKSFDDVVFILPSQRAKVFLKQTIKEKISIGFLPETLSIEQFIEQVSEIKKADSVQLLFDFYSVYKSLEKNADSFDVFSSWAFTVLQDFNELDQHLINTKEIFIYLRDIQRLKKWSVTGTFQETEFMKDHYLFLEKLHLYYPKFYNFLKDRKKGYQGLMYRESCVKIDNYLEKNNHKKFIFLGFNALNKAEELLFQKVLGAGNSDIYWDLDSAFFNSNHQAGAFIRKYKKEWKYYEKNTLKTIGNNFSETKNIQVIGASKNTTQIKYAGEILEKFANFNNTALVLADETLLPITLNSLPKNINAINITMGYPLKDIPTTSLFHAIFQLFISQERLQKKAVNEFYYKDIIRFLKHQSVYGYLTKDNSSIVDDFTESIAKNNDTFITVDKLNNFLKQTTIETHKVIISIFDSFSTIDQFLNRILQLINLLRNTKDSLEKEFLYRYHTVFTQLKTLQDQFSYFTDLKTLSLFFNQLVGSESLSFQGEPLKGLQLMGMLETRVLDFENIILTSTNEGVLPASAQQNSFIPFDVKVAFGLPTYKEKDAIFSYHFFRLLQRAKNVFIIYNTEHDVFGSGEKSRFVSQLEMIRQDVSQKLIAPKIVLDKKALKKISKDKITLDRLKNIASTGFSPSSITNYLYNPVSFYQRKILKIKEFDDVEETVAFNTLGTVVHKTLDALYKPNLHTNLSVAMIVEMESKAKNLVINFFKTEFKNGDLSTGKNRLIFEVANRFVSNFLSQEKALLLNPKNTLKVIATEVKLSTEINIKELPFPVKLNGEIDRIDELNGTIRIIDYKTGMVSTSNLKVPTFTELRDEKYHKAVQVLLYAILYTRNKNHNFNKPLKAGIYSFKNLNNGFLPVNFSKNTRKQDLDITPERLDEFLAEIKQFIIEIYNPEIPFIEPEGLKY, from the coding sequence ATGAATTCTTTTATTTCTCAAACCTTAGACGAAGTATTAAAAACTACAAAATCTTTTGATGATGTAGTATTTATTTTACCGTCTCAAAGGGCAAAAGTATTTTTAAAGCAAACTATAAAAGAAAAAATTTCTATTGGCTTTTTACCAGAAACTTTAAGTATAGAGCAATTTATAGAGCAAGTTTCTGAAATTAAAAAAGCTGATAGCGTACAATTGCTATTCGACTTTTATAGCGTTTACAAATCATTGGAAAAAAATGCAGATTCTTTTGATGTTTTTTCTTCGTGGGCTTTTACAGTTCTACAAGATTTTAACGAGTTAGACCAACATTTAATAAATACAAAAGAGATATTTATTTATTTAAGAGATATTCAGCGATTAAAGAAATGGTCGGTAACTGGCACATTTCAGGAAACTGAGTTCATGAAAGATCATTATTTATTCTTAGAAAAGTTACATCTCTACTACCCTAAGTTTTATAACTTTTTAAAAGACAGAAAAAAGGGTTACCAAGGTTTAATGTATAGAGAATCTTGTGTTAAAATTGACAATTATCTAGAGAAAAACAACCACAAAAAATTCATTTTTTTAGGTTTTAACGCTCTAAACAAAGCCGAAGAGCTATTGTTTCAAAAAGTTCTTGGTGCTGGAAATTCAGATATTTATTGGGATTTAGACAGTGCTTTTTTTAACTCCAATCATCAAGCTGGTGCTTTTATCAGAAAATATAAAAAAGAATGGAAGTATTACGAGAAAAATACGCTAAAAACAATAGGTAATAATTTTTCTGAAACAAAAAACATACAAGTTATTGGCGCCTCTAAAAACACAACGCAAATTAAATATGCAGGTGAAATTTTAGAAAAATTTGCTAATTTTAACAATACAGCATTGGTTTTAGCAGACGAAACACTGTTGCCTATTACTCTAAATTCTTTACCTAAAAACATTAATGCTATAAATATAACCATGGGATATCCTCTAAAAGATATTCCTACTACTAGTTTATTTCATGCCATATTTCAACTATTTATCTCGCAAGAAAGGTTGCAAAAAAAGGCTGTTAATGAGTTTTATTATAAAGATATTATTCGCTTTTTAAAACACCAAAGTGTGTATGGGTATTTAACTAAAGACAATAGTAGTATTGTAGATGATTTTACAGAAAGTATTGCTAAGAATAACGATACTTTTATCACCGTAGATAAACTTAATAATTTTCTAAAACAAACCACAATAGAAACCCATAAAGTTATAATTAGTATTTTTGATAGCTTTAGTACCATCGACCAATTCTTAAACAGAATTTTACAATTAATAAATTTACTTAGAAACACAAAAGATAGTTTAGAGAAAGAGTTTTTATATCGATATCATACTGTTTTCACTCAACTAAAAACACTACAAGATCAATTTTCTTACTTTACAGATTTAAAAACATTATCGCTATTTTTTAATCAATTAGTTGGTTCTGAATCGCTCTCTTTTCAGGGAGAACCACTAAAAGGTCTTCAACTAATGGGAATGTTAGAAACTCGAGTTTTAGACTTCGAAAATATTATTTTAACCTCTACAAACGAAGGGGTTTTACCAGCAAGTGCACAACAAAATTCTTTTATACCGTTTGATGTAAAAGTAGCCTTTGGCTTACCAACCTACAAAGAAAAAGATGCAATTTTTTCCTATCACTTTTTTAGATTATTGCAGCGCGCAAAAAATGTATTTATTATTTACAATACGGAGCATGACGTATTTGGTAGTGGAGAAAAAAGTAGGTTTGTTAGCCAGCTAGAAATGATAAGACAGGACGTTAGTCAAAAATTAATAGCACCAAAAATAGTGTTAGATAAAAAAGCATTAAAAAAAATTTCTAAAGACAAAATAACTCTAGATCGCTTAAAAAACATTGCTTCTACAGGCTTTTCTCCTTCATCAATAACTAACTATTTGTACAATCCTGTATCCTTTTATCAGCGAAAAATACTTAAAATAAAAGAATTTGACGATGTAGAAGAAACCGTTGCTTTTAACACCTTAGGAACAGTGGTTCATAAAACGCTAGACGCTTTGTATAAACCAAACTTACATACAAACCTGTCTGTAGCAATGATTGTAGAAATGGAAAGTAAAGCCAAAAACTTGGTTATTAATTTTTTTAAAACAGAATTTAAAAACGGCGATTTATCCACCGGTAAAAATAGACTCATTTTTGAGGTAGCTAATAGGTTTGTAAGCAATTTTTTATCTCAGGAAAAAGCACTACTTCTAAATCCAAAAAACACGTTAAAAGTTATTGCGACAGAGGTAAAATTATCTACAGAAATTAACATTAAAGAATTACCTTTTCCTGTAAAATTAAACGGAGAAATTGATAGAATAGATGAGCTTAACGGTACTATAAGAATTATAGACTATAAAACTGGAATGGTAAGTACTAGCAATTTAAAAGTGCCAACATTTACTGAGCTGAGAGACGAAAAATACCACAAAGCTGTTCAAGTTTTGTTGTATGCTATTTTGTATACCAGAAACAAAAATCACAATTTTAACAAACCTCTAAAAGCAGGAATTTATTCTTTTAAGAACTTAAATAATGGCTTTTTACCAGTAAATTTTTCTAAAAATACTAGAAAACAAGACCTAGATATTACTCCTGAAAGGTTAGACGAATTTTTAGCAGAAATAAAACAGTTTATAATAGAAATATATAACCCAGAGATACCTTTTATTGAGCCCGAAGGATTAAAATACTAA
- a CDS encoding amidohydrolase, which produces MQNELKIVGVQAPLFWEDASQNCCFFEQKIQELKGSIDLIVLPEMFTSGFTMQPNKVAEEIDGFSVSWMQKIASLRQVAICGSLVIKEKSNYFNTFIFVHPSKKVETYIKRHSFTLAGEHKLYTSGKEQVIITYKGWRICPQICYDLRFPVWSRNTNNYHLLIYVANWPVTRIKAWETLLQARAIENMSYTIGVNRIGKDANGYEYSGNSLIIDYLGEKCASLHTNTEGFIITTLHKSALEETRNKLNFLADMDSFSIAN; this is translated from the coding sequence ATGCAAAACGAATTAAAAATTGTTGGTGTTCAGGCACCTTTGTTTTGGGAAGATGCAAGCCAAAATTGTTGTTTTTTCGAACAAAAAATTCAAGAACTAAAAGGGAGTATCGATCTAATTGTATTACCAGAAATGTTTACATCTGGTTTTACGATGCAGCCAAATAAGGTGGCAGAAGAGATAGACGGTTTTTCTGTTTCTTGGATGCAAAAAATAGCAAGTTTAAGGCAAGTTGCTATTTGTGGAAGCTTGGTTATTAAAGAAAAAAGCAACTATTTTAACACATTTATTTTTGTACATCCATCAAAAAAAGTAGAAACCTATATAAAAAGGCATTCATTTACTTTAGCAGGTGAACACAAACTATATACTTCTGGAAAAGAACAGGTTATTATTACATACAAAGGATGGCGTATTTGCCCTCAAATATGTTATGATTTACGGTTTCCTGTTTGGTCTAGAAACACAAACAACTATCATTTATTAATTTATGTTGCCAACTGGCCAGTAACTAGAATAAAAGCATGGGAAACTCTTTTACAAGCTAGGGCTATAGAAAATATGTCTTATACAATAGGAGTTAATAGAATTGGTAAAGATGCAAATGGTTACGAATATTCTGGCAATTCTTTAATTATAGATTATTTAGGTGAAAAGTGTGCTTCTTTACATACTAATACCGAGGGTTTTATTATTACTACATTGCATAAAAGCGCGCTTGAAGAAACCAGAAATAAACTGAATTTTTTAGCCGATATGGATTCCTTTTCTATTGCTAATTAA